Genomic DNA from Hordeum vulgare subsp. vulgare chromosome 2H, MorexV3_pseudomolecules_assembly, whole genome shotgun sequence:
TTTTCTTACTGATGATTTTAATCTGGCATCTTTAGGGTCATTGGAGAGCCAGAAATCTTCCAATGCACCTGATCAGAGTGACGTTGTGAACTTAGAGTCTGCTGAAGGACCCAGAGCAGAGGATTCTTTGATGCCAGCAATACACTCAGAAGGTTATATTTGTTCTATTTATTTTGGAGAATGACATCCAGGAATAGTTCTCTAGACTTGTGTAAATTTATTGTAACTTGTAATGAGATGGTATACCTTCTTGGGTATTGATCACAGGGTATTTatcaagtacatttactcttcagTTTGGAACTTTAAGCCCAGGAGTCATCACCAAACAAGTATGCCATATCTTTGATTGTATCATGTTGCTGTTAATTACCTTCCAAAGTTCTGCAGTGGTTAACACTTAACCTTTGCAGTGTATTCCTTGCTCAACCTCGGCCCCTCCAGACCTGAACGAGAAGAAACATGAAAAGGTCCTCTGATTTATCATCTGTCATCCTACCGGATGTATTTAACTGCAATATTCCTTTTTTTTTGCAATGAACTATCTTCCAGCTAAAACATCAAACACTAGctgcatatatgtatatatttttccTTTGTTTAATGGCAGGCTCCCTAATTGAGCAAACCAGGATGCTAAAAACCTTACAATAATGGGTGCTTGAATTGTATGCTTCTTATAGCACATGTCAAATTGAATACAATTCTTCTGTTCACCGTACTGTAGCCATACACTTGTGCTTCTGTAGTAAATCATCGTTCTTTTGCGAAACCATCGAATGGTGTGCCTGCATCTTTGGATCATCATGCGTCTCTAATTTGGGATTCAATTGTTATGTATAAGCATATATCTTCCTTCCTACTTTTATATAGCACTTACCTTCATATTTGGCAATGTCAGGCACACCATGGACTATTATCTGACGAGCCTAATGTTGTGACCATGCCATCTGCCGGAGAGCAGCAAAAGCAAGAAACAACAGATAACTTGATTATCTGTGGTCAAACTGATTCGATCGACACGTATGATAGTGGGCCTGCTATGCTTTCATCTAATTCCTGTGTGCTAGCTGACCCTGAATTGCCTCAGACACCAGAGCTGTATTATGTTGCTCCAGCCGAAAAAGTTCGTAtctctgccaagtgtcaactcgCTTTCAGGTTCTTTCACAATTATGTTTTAACATAAGACCTTGTGCTTGGTCTACAGGTGTCTATGGATTCAGGCAAGGTGTTCCCTAGAAATCCGTCTTCCCCAACACATCAGCAGTGGCAAAAACAAGACACGAGAAAAGATGCTATCAATGCTAGCCAATCTGATACTATGCACAAATATCCTGCTACGAATCCTAAGATGAGCGTGCAGATTCCACCACCATATACTCCCAACATGGCACCACCGTCGTTTATGCTTCCAGTAAATGGAAGGCCGCTGCCTGCAGCTTTTCAGCAGAAACAACCTCAAGTGCCTGTTGAATTCAGGGGCCAGGGTGTGCCGATGGGTAATGCACCTCATGTACCACCATTTTTTGTTCATGGTGCTCAGCCTCGCGCATTGCAACCGCCAGCCTTCGTTCACCAAGGACAGGGTTTGGGATGTGCACCTCCAGCTTGTCCTCACCTTCCTCAACTGGGCAACATGAGGATTACGCAAGAGTTACCGCAGCAGCAAGCGAGAAGTTGTGATGAACAGAAGAGGCCTATCAGGATAACTCATCCAGACACACATGAAGAACTCATGCTGGATAGACGTGGCCATTCCTATATAGATGCTAACTCTGGAGCAATGCCTCTGCATAATATGAACCAGCTAGCTCAGCCTGTCACGACATTTCCGCCCCTTCAGAATGTATATTACAGGCCGAACATGTACAGTACAGGACATATCTATCTTCCTACCACCAATGCTCCTCCTGCTTCAAACAGGCAAATGTGCCCCAGAATGCAGACCCCAAGGCATAGCTTTGACCCCAATATTAACAACCAGGCAATTACTTCTATCAGTCCTCCTATGCAAAACCCATGGCTTGGTGCTAGTTCCAGGCCACCGACCAATTTACGTTCTGCTTCAGAAGTCTCCAGTTCGAAAGGCTTACTGCCACCTGACGTATCTTTTCCAGGTCAAGGTGCACTAAAGCCACCCACTATCTTCCTTGCTGAAAATAATGAGTTATCATCTCAGACAAGCACACCTACGTGCGCAGAAGAAACTCCCACGTTGCCACGGTACTCTGATGAATCTGCTTTGTCAAGTCAGCAGAGAGTCCACAAGCTTGGGCTGCAAATTTCTCTTCAGTCTGAAAAGTTGGTTTCAGATGCAAATCTCAAACTTACAGCTGCAACATCTGGTATAAGTTGCAGTACGAGTCCTCAGTCAGTTTTAACCCAGCAGGCACAGACCGGTTCAGCTTTAGTAAATCGTGTTACGTCAATTGCCAGTCCTCAAAATGTCTCGACCTGCAAATTAACTTCGGCGTGTGTAGCAAGTGGTACATCTTGTGTTGAAGCAAAATCCCTTGTTATGGAATCATCAGCAGTACCATCAGCAATTTCATCATCTGGTGCAAAGGGCGAGTTATATCATATTGTGCCACAGTCTGAAATATTTCTGGATACTGAGAGTAAGAATTCCAAATGCGATGGCAATAGCATTTTAGGGAAGCCTCCGCTGATATATACACAGGAAAGTCTGCCACCAAAGTCTCCAACAACTAGTATATTTCCTGAAAGTCTAAAGGCCAGAGTTAATCATGTTCCTTTGCCAGAAACTTCTGAAGCAAATTGTTCAGCTCCTTTGCAAATGCAAGATATGATGAGAGAAGAACACACGGTAAATGCTGAGGTCACGTGCTCCAAGTCTAAGGCAGAACAAGTTGATATGGCCATGCCTATGCCAGGTGCTTCTTCTAGATCGGGCAATGGTAGTGATGTTAGTAAATTGGTGAATGTTCCTACATCTGCTGAATCGGGTGATTTGCATCTCTCGTTACACATTGGCAATGTTTCACCATCAGATAAAAACAACGGATCTTCATCAGATGTTCAAATTGGATCAAGTTCTATGAATGATCAAGACGATGAGAGCATTCCCATGATTATGGCTAGTGTATCCAATTCAACTAGCACTCACAAAAAGATTGAACATGAAAGTATTGATCCAGTGGTGTCCAATCagtgctctgttgctgctgcttcaGTGGTGCAAACAAAGAAACCTGTCTTGGAAGCAGCCAAACCCAAAACTACGCatggaagaagaaaaaagagaaaggacATGCTCCCCAAATCTTCTCATATTGACACTGCAGAAGAGGTTGTTCAGAGTTCTTCAACAGTTGATAAGGAGATTTGTACACTAGATGCTGAAATGGGCAGTTCGGCTGGTAGTAATGATAACCAGAACAAAAATGATATTTTTGATTGGGAAGGTGATACGGAAATCTCTAGAGATGAATATGGTTTTGACCAGAAAAGATACTCTAGAGATTTTCTGTTAACATTTGCTCAGAGCTGCGTTAATCTGCCTGAAGGTTTTAAGATTGGGTCTGATACTTACGATGCAATAATGAACGTTGGTAGTGAACAGAATCCAAACCGGGAAAGGGTAAAAGATCGAGTTTCAAGTATTTCTCAAGTTAACCGCAATATGGGCAGCAACAAGCTTAATGACAATAACTGGAGAAAATTGCATCCTCCTTTTTCTGGACGTGATCCACTTTCTGGGCGTGGATCTTCAAGAAATGGCTCACAAAACCAGTTGCCCAACCAGTATAATGGTGAGATCCTCTCCAGAGCTATGAAAGAAGTAGCATGTCAGCGCAGCATGTCGCGTGGTTCTGTTGATCAGAGGTGGCAACATAGAACTAATCAGGCCATGTCATCTCCATCTCAGGTATCTATGCCACTTATGCACAAAGCTGAGAAAAAATATGAAATTGGTAAGGTATCTGATGAGGAAGAGGTAAAGCAAAGACAGCTGAAAGCAATTCTCAACAAATTGACCccacaaaattttgaaaaacttTTCGAGCAGGTCAAAGCTTTGAATATTGATAACATTGTTACACTTACCGGTGTCATTTCTCAGATATTTGACAAAGCCTTGATGGAACCCACTTTTTGTGAGATGTACGctagtttttgtttttcattGGCTGGTGAACTACCAAACTTTGTGAAGGATGATGAGAAAATCACCTTTAAGAGACTTCTTTTAAATAAATGCCAAGAAGAATTTGAAAGAGGGGAGCGGGAGCAAGCTGAAGCTGACAAGGCTGAAGAAGAGGGTGGAATGAAACAATCTGAAAATGAGAGAGAAGAGAAACGGCTCCGAGTGCGGAGGCGCATGCTAGGGAACATCCGTTTAATTGGGGAACTTTACAAAAAAAAGATGTTGACTGAGAGAATAATGCATGAATGCATAAAAAAGCTGTTGGGTGAGTACCAACACCCAGATGAGGAAGATCTAGAGGCATTATGCAAATTGATGAGCACGATAGGGGAGATGATTGACCATATCAGGGCAAAGGTGCatattgatttttattttgacattATACAGAAGCTATCTGCCAATTCAAAGTTGTCATCCCGTATAAGATTTATGCTGGAAGATGTGATTGATCTTAGAAACAATAAGTGGAGGCAGAGAAGGAAGGTTGAAGGGCCAAAGAAGATTGAGGAGGTTCGAAGGGATGCTGTGAAACAGAAAATGAGCCAATCAACTAGGGCAGGTTCTTCTCCCAACTATAATTCATCTGCTAGCTCCATTAGCTCACCAGTAAGACCAGCGCATCCACCAGATTATGGTGTTCGAGGATCTTCTGCTTCTCGTGGATCCTCTCAGGGTCGTGCATATGGATCCCAGAATGTTAATGTGGATACAAGATACCAGACTTCAAACAGAGCCATGTCAGTTCCACTTCATCAAAGGCGATCTGATAAATCCATTCGACTTAGTCCTCAAGGTGACTTGGGAAGAGAAATGTCAATTTGTGGGAAGCCACCAGCTTCAAATGACATTTTGCCAGAGGTTCCTTTGAATAGTCATCACGGTCAAACATTAAAAAGCTTGAGACAAAGTTCATTTACAGGAACAGCGAGTAACCAAACAAATTATCAAGCCACTGCCGATGCTCCTAAAATTCAGTCCTGGGGAACTGCAGATCAAGCTTTGCCTATAGTAGTGACCACTGCCAGCCCTGTCGGCCCAATGCATACACCCTCCACTGCCATGAAGGATATTTGTTATGAAGCAATCATATTCCCGGAAGAGATTCTTCAAGAAAAAGCAATATTAACTATAAAAGAGTTCTACAGGCAAGTTTCAGTTTCCGTTTAATTTTTTAAATTAACTCATGCTTGTCTTATATCCTTTAGAATGCATGGTCTTATTGTTTATCTTCTTAATTGTGAAAACGGTGCTGACAGCTACCTGTATATTCTTGGTACCCAAGTTTTGACACTTCAGCTTTTATTTCCCACGCGCTTGTCAAATTGGTTAGTCGGCTAAATATATTTTAATCCCTGATACTGATTTTAAAAATGTACTACGGCAGTAAGCATGAAATCCGTTTGGCTATTTATCATTTTACATGGTATGCTTCGAAAAGAGATCATTTTACCATGTAAGCTTACATGGTTATTCTAAAATTTTGTTTCATGGATATAATTTTTCACAATCTACATTCGATACCTCGGGCAGTgccaaggacgagaaggaggtggGCCTGTGCATGAAGGAACTGAACGCCCCCAGCTTCTACCCTTCACTTGTATCGCTCTGGATCAACGACTCGTTCGAAAGGAAAGACCTCGAGAGGGAGCTCCTGGCCAAACTCTTGGTCAACTTGTGTAAGTCTCAGGAGAGCTTGCTGAGCCAGAGAGTGCTACTCGAGGGGTATGTATGATCCATCTGCTCACTAACCAAGCCTCCCTTCCCTTCTGTGGCCATTGGCGGTAATGTCTCAGGCTGTCGAAAGCTGCTAACTAACACAAGTGTCTGCTTCCTGTGTCAGGTTCCAGCATGTTCTTTCCACGTTGGAAGACGCGGTGACCGACGCTCCCAAGGCGACCGAGTTCCTGGGCCGGATATTCGCAAAGGTGATACTGGAGGACGTGCTGTCGCTGGCGGAGGTCGGGGTGCTGCTGCAGGACGGCGGGGAGGAGCCGTCGTCGGCGTCGGACCAAGGGCTTGCCTCGGAGGTTCTAGGGAGCATGCTGGAGTCGATAAGGGTGGAGAGGGGCGACTCCGCAGTGGACGAGATCACTGCCAAGCCCAACCCGCACCCGGAGAGCGTCGGGAGGCCTGGCCTTTGCGCCTGACCAGAATAGTCCAGCAGGCAGAAAATGGGTAGTACCAGTAGATCCGTAGCGTTTCTTCTGCTAGTTTGCTGGATCCTGACCTTAGGTGACGAAGCATTTCGTTTGTTGGTTCTCgcttttgctgctgctactactgccaaGTTACTACTATAGACGCACTTCCATTAATATTTCTCTTGGCCTTGTGTTTATGTTGTTGGGATTTCTACATCATAGAAATAGGAAAAGTAATTGCTTGAAATGTCAATGTCCATTCTAATTCTTTGAGAATGTCCATAAGGTCTCGCCTAATGCTAAGAATCTTATGAGTCAGGCCAATATGCACACAATTCTCGTGAATCCTCCAAAAGTCATCCAAACTAAATTAGCCAGCCTTTTTATCTTCTGCTGACACAATGACGCTACTTAATGAGTTTATCACTTTATCTTATGGCGGCAATTGGGGCCTCTGGGCAAAGCCAACAATAACATTTCATAGATTATCACAGCAGTGACAACACATAAAGGCAAATTTCTTGGGGTAAACTTCCCATAGAAACTCAGTTGCAGGTGAAGAATAAGAATTGCCGGATCAAATGTTTCAGAATATCATTACCATCATATTTTGGCAAAGGAACCTAAtgtaaaagaaaaatgaaaaatacaCAGCAGAGACATAACACGGTTACAAACTGCCTTCTTTTAGCAACTGCCAAGCTCAAATATAATTATAAGATGTATAAAGAACAGGATATGAACCTACTACACTAAACAAACCACAAGCATGAAATTAGAACGTCAGGCGAGGGAGATCCACCGGGGTCGGGTGGGTTTTGGTGAAGCCACAACGGGTACACCAACTGAATTAAGTGCTAAACTGCGCCACACGCACAGACAGGCAGTTTGGAAGTGATGTGCAGCGCAACATATCAGACAACTCCGCTATGAACCTTTTGCGCCTTCAGTCTTCAAACTTGTTATGGCTTATGAAGTTTGAAGCCAAAAACCTTGGGGACGTACTGCTGTGACGGTTTCTGGGGCTTCAAATGTGGGTAGGTCATCAGAAACAAGTGAGGAAACGTTGTCCCAAAGTACGCCCCGTCAATGTCTACATAAGAGTCAAGAAGAGAACAGGGGAACCTTTTTTTTCATAGAAGGATCCTCAAAACATgtgaaaaaattaaaagaaacaGTTTCTTGTCTATCACCTGAAAAATCATTCTCCAAACCAGACTAAATGTGACAGTGTTTTGACTATCTTTTGGTTGGGGTTAGTTCCAATAAAAGGAAGAACATATCAGGATAACTACAGATGTGGGAGAGGATTTTGCCATGCTTATTCATGTAAAAGAACTTCAATTTGTTCAAGATCTGACTAATTATGTAGGGTGTCAATTCAGTGTAGTTCACAAGTCAAAAACATTCTAACTGAACGTATTGCTGCAAGCTAAAAGCTAAAAGATGGCTGTAAAGTACGCGGAGACTTATCAGCTTATCTACCAACAGGAAAATCAGAATGCAGGCATTTGAGTTCAAAGGCACATGCTTATTGTAAATAAAAGGATACTGCTTTGATATTTGGATCTCGGATAGTAGAGATCTTCACACTTTGGGCAGTAAATTTTCACATTACTAGAACGAGGAATGTCCGACTGGCCAACTGGAAGGCATGGTTGGCCGCTACAGTGCACTCTTGGACATCTGCCAAAGTCATAGTTCTTGTATTT
This window encodes:
- the LOC123427394 gene encoding eukaryotic translation initiation factor 4G-like; the protein is MYRNQFRPDRFNENTNAARRTGRGFIGGTHHWVVSGGRGTAAPGPHSPPNRRPGTVQQYRPRSPASVVPQGNATNYTPVVSAADEHTKPVNRGSLESQKSSNAPDQSDVVNLESAEGPRAEDSLMPAIHSEGYLSSTFTLQFGTLSPGVITKQCIPCSTSAPPDLNEKKHEKAHHGLLSDEPNVVTMPSAGEQQKQETTDNLIICGQTDSIDTYDSGPAMLSSNSCVLADPELPQTPELYYVAPAEKVSMDSGKVFPRNPSSPTHQQWQKQDTRKDAINASQSDTMHKYPATNPKMSVQIPPPYTPNMAPPSFMLPVNGRPLPAAFQQKQPQVPVEFRGQGVPMGNAPHVPPFFVHGAQPRALQPPAFVHQGQGLGCAPPACPHLPQLGNMRITQELPQQQARSCDEQKRPIRITHPDTHEELMLDRRGHSYIDANSGAMPLHNMNQLAQPVTTFPPLQNVYYRPNMYSTGHIYLPTTNAPPASNRQMCPRMQTPRHSFDPNINNQAITSISPPMQNPWLGASSRPPTNLRSASEVSSSKGLLPPDVSFPGQGALKPPTIFLAENNELSSQTSTPTCAEETPTLPRYSDESALSSQQRVHKLGLQISLQSEKLVSDANLKLTAATSGISCSTSPQSVLTQQAQTGSALVNRVTSIASPQNVSTCKLTSACVASGTSCVEAKSLVMESSAVPSAISSSGAKGELYHIVPQSEIFLDTESKNSKCDGNSILGKPPLIYTQESLPPKSPTTSIFPESLKARVNHVPLPETSEANCSAPLQMQDMMREEHTVNAEVTCSKSKAEQVDMAMPMPGASSRSGNGSDVSKLVNVPTSAESGDLHLSLHIGNVSPSDKNNGSSSDVQIGSSSMNDQDDESIPMIMASVSNSTSTHKKIEHESIDPVVSNQCSVAAASVVQTKKPVLEAAKPKTTHGRRKKRKDMLPKSSHIDTAEEVVQSSSTVDKEICTLDAEMGSSAGSNDNQNKNDIFDWEGDTEISRDEYGFDQKRYSRDFLLTFAQSCVNLPEGFKIGSDTYDAIMNVGSEQNPNRERVKDRVSSISQVNRNMGSNKLNDNNWRKLHPPFSGRDPLSGRGSSRNGSQNQLPNQYNGEILSRAMKEVACQRSMSRGSVDQRWQHRTNQAMSSPSQVSMPLMHKAEKKYEIGKVSDEEEVKQRQLKAILNKLTPQNFEKLFEQVKALNIDNIVTLTGVISQIFDKALMEPTFCEMYASFCFSLAGELPNFVKDDEKITFKRLLLNKCQEEFERGEREQAEADKAEEEGGMKQSENEREEKRLRVRRRMLGNIRLIGELYKKKMLTERIMHECIKKLLGEYQHPDEEDLEALCKLMSTIGEMIDHIRAKVHIDFYFDIIQKLSANSKLSSRIRFMLEDVIDLRNNKWRQRRKVEGPKKIEEVRRDAVKQKMSQSTRAGSSPNYNSSASSISSPVRPAHPPDYGVRGSSASRGSSQGRAYGSQNVNVDTRYQTSNRAMSVPLHQRRSDKSIRLSPQGDLGREMSICGKPPASNDILPEVPLNSHHGQTLKSLRQSSFTGTASNQTNYQATADAPKIQSWGTADQALPIVVTTASPVGPMHTPSTAMKDICYEAIIFPEEILQEKAILTIKEFYSAKDEKEVGLCMKELNAPSFYPSLVSLWINDSFERKDLERELLAKLLVNLCKSQESLLSQRVLLEGFQHVLSTLEDAVTDAPKATEFLGRIFAKVILEDVLSLAEVGVLLQDGGEEPSSASDQGLASEVLGSMLESIRVERGDSAVDEITAKPNPHPESVGRPGLCA